Proteins co-encoded in one Malus sylvestris chromosome 7, drMalSylv7.2, whole genome shotgun sequence genomic window:
- the LOC126628102 gene encoding uncharacterized protein LOC126628102 codes for MEKNMDPPSPGCIGAEAVLSLQPNSTIPITYHPLFGPHDDLILLEVDQKLLPDVLHQRVTVRGQPDEDAVLCTESKTYAMKSVGTSNSVFLIPPSGQYNTFESPECSNENYHDPQSVASIIKIATGNMELVEVAPRLDKLRLLLSQNPYRSDEDIEMVDLEEMERTNAGLYRWDDLIEKVQASDYELRIGLWALSALEINGYWRIVDEKYMSTILRMLLHNSVLNDWSLSLLNQDDVVNMLESDGFPRKLADHCLHIFGNKVTEGAITGRMWKLDERKVCVHFAREILRDGKRKMKKFMEEWVRKVPEGMAASFDILEGEVLIEKLGAETWIRAFSVSSLPYNPAERFSILFKERAKWEWKDLQPFIRDLNVPGLSAEGLLLKYTRRTQPTADAEPVFSAR; via the exons atggagAAAAATATGGATCCACCATCTCCAGGCTGCATAGGTGCAGAAGCAGTACTAAGTCTCCAACCCAACTCAACAATTCCTATTACATATCACCCGCTCTTTGGTCCTCACGATGATCTGATCCTCCTTGAGGTTGATCAGAAACTTCTCCCTGATGTCCTCCACCAAAG AGTAACTGTTAGAGGACAGCCTGATGAAGATGCAGTCCTCTGCACGGAGTCAAAAACTTATGCAATGAAGTCCGTTGGAACTTCAAATTCTGTTTTTCTCATACCCCCATCAGGTCAATATAATACTTTTGAAAGCCCAGAGTGTTCCAATGAGAACTATCATGACCCACAATCTGTTGCTTCCATCATTAAGATTGCAACTGGTAACATGGAGCTTGTTGAAGTTGCTCCCCGACTTGACAAGCTAAGGTTGCTACTTTCCCAGAATCCTTACCGATCTGATGAGGACATAGAAATGGTGGATTTAGAGGAGATGGAGAGAACGAATGCTGGACTGTATAGATGGGATGATCTCATCGAGAAGGTTCAAGCTAGCGATTACGAATTAAGGATTGGATTGTGGGCTCTTTCAGCATTGGAGATAAATGGATATTGGAGAATTGTGGATGAGAAGTACATGAGCACAATTCTAAGGATGCTTTTGCACAATTCAGTGTTGAATGATTGGTCCTTGTCTTTGCTTAATCAAGATGATGTTGTTAATATGTTGGAATCAGATGGCTTTCCTCGCAAACTTGCAGACCACTGCTTGCATATTTTTGGTAATAAGGTGACTGAAGGTGCGATTACAGGTCGTATGTGGAAGTTGGACGAGAGAAAGGTATGTGTGCATTTTGCAAGAGAAATCTTGAGAGATGGtaagaggaagatgaagaaattcatGGAGGAATGGGTTCGTAAGGTTCCCGAAGGGATGGCAGCCAGTTTTGACATATTGGAAGGTGAAGTTTTGATAGAGAAGCTTGGAGCTGAGACATGGATTCGAGCCTTCAGTGTTTCATCTCTACCCTACAATCCGGCAGAGCGATTCTCCATCCTTTTTAAGGAGCGTGCAAAATGGGAGTGGAAGGATTTACAGCCCTTTATCAG GGACTTGAATGTGCCGGGCCTTTCTGCGGAAGGTTTGCTTCTCAAATACACTAGAAGAACACAACCAACTGCTGATGCAGAACCGGTCTTCAGCGCTAGATAG